One genomic window of Clostridium taeniosporum includes the following:
- a CDS encoding 6-phospho-alpha-glucosidase: protein MKKFSVVIAGGGSTFTPGIVLMLLENLEKFPIRKIKFYDNDAGRQDKVAKACEIILKERAPEIEFMQTTKPEEAFTDIDFVMAHIRVGKYAMRELDEKIPLKYNVVGQETCGPGGIAYGMRSIGGIIEIIDYMERYSPNAWMLNYSNPAAIVAEATRKLRPNSKILNICDMPVGIEEHMAKIVGLSSRKEMEIKYYGLNHFGWWTSVKDKEGNDLMPKIKEHVAKYGYNVNVEEYQHTDASWNDTFGKAKDVFAVDPTTLPNTYLKYYLFQDYVVEHSNKEYTRANEVMDGREKFVFGECEKVVKNGTAKGCELHVDEHASYIVDLARAISYNTKERMLLIVENNGAIENFDKTAMVEIPCIVGNNGPEPLVVGAIPQFQKGLMEQQVSVEKLTVEAWAEGSYQKLWQAITLSKTVPSAKVAKEILDDLIEANKEYWPELK, encoded by the coding sequence ATGAAAAAATTCTCAGTAGTAATAGCAGGCGGTGGAAGTACATTTACACCAGGAATAGTATTAATGTTACTTGAAAACTTAGAAAAGTTCCCAATTAGAAAGATTAAATTTTATGATAATGATGCTGGAAGACAAGATAAAGTTGCTAAGGCATGTGAAATAATATTAAAAGAAAGAGCACCAGAAATAGAATTTATGCAAACAACAAAACCTGAAGAAGCTTTCACAGATATTGATTTTGTAATGGCTCATATCAGAGTTGGAAAATATGCAATGAGAGAATTAGATGAAAAAATTCCATTAAAATATAACGTAGTTGGTCAAGAAACTTGCGGACCAGGAGGAATTGCATATGGAATGCGTTCAATTGGTGGAATAATTGAAATTATAGATTATATGGAAAGATATTCACCAAATGCATGGATGTTAAATTACTCTAATCCAGCAGCAATAGTTGCAGAAGCTACTAGAAAGTTAAGACCTAATTCAAAGATATTAAATATATGTGATATGCCAGTTGGAATTGAAGAACATATGGCTAAAATAGTTGGATTATCTTCAAGAAAAGAAATGGAAATTAAATATTATGGATTAAATCACTTTGGATGGTGGACAAGTGTTAAAGATAAAGAAGGAAATGATTTAATGCCAAAGATTAAAGAACATGTTGCTAAATATGGATATAATGTTAATGTTGAAGAATATCAACATACTGATGCTAGCTGGAATGATACTTTTGGAAAAGCAAAAGATGTATTTGCAGTAGATCCAACTACTTTACCAAACACATATTTAAAATACTACTTATTCCAAGATTATGTTGTAGAACATTCTAATAAAGAATACACTAGAGCCAATGAAGTTATGGATGGAAGAGAAAAATTTGTATTTGGTGAATGTGAAAAAGTTGTTAAAAATGGAACAGCAAAAGGATGCGAATTACATGTTGATGAACATGCTTCATATATAGTGGACTTAGCAAGAGCTATTTCATATAACACTAAAGAAAGAATGTTATTAATAGTAGAAAATAATGGAGCTATTGAAAACTTTGATAAAACAGCAATGGTTGAGATTCCATGTATAGTTGGAAATAACGGACCAGAACCATTAGTTGTTGGAGCTATTCCACAATTCCAAAAAGGATTAATGGAACAACAGGTTTCAGTAGAAAAATTAACAGTTGAAGCATGGGCAGAAGGTTCATATCAAAAACTATGGCAAGCAATTACATTATCAAAGACAGTACCAAGTGCAAAAGTTGCAAAAGAAATTCTTGATGATTTAATTGAAGCTAATAAAGAATACTGGCCAGAATTAAAATAA
- a CDS encoding MurR/RpiR family transcriptional regulator, with the protein MKLEEIVNNNYSKLNENDLYILKFIYNNKNKCRNLSINDLADNCNVSRTTILRFTQKLGFKGYSEFKVFLRWEEEEEEKTDEEDYISKFYLDLEETKKHLDNKKLLKICELIYKADRVFVYGTGMTQTAVAKEMQRTFLIVSKYLYVIEGETELKTVVSDITDKDVFITISLSGKNELLKGITNNFKMHGINTISMTKFSDNMLARHCKYNLYISTAKINLDNGRVHETTAFFFLLVDLIFRQYLRYIQINN; encoded by the coding sequence ATGAAATTAGAAGAGATAGTAAATAATAATTATTCAAAACTTAATGAAAATGATTTATATATTTTGAAATTTATATATAACAATAAAAATAAATGTCGAAATTTATCTATAAATGATCTCGCTGATAATTGTAATGTATCAAGAACAACAATTTTAAGATTTACTCAAAAATTAGGTTTTAAAGGATATAGTGAATTTAAGGTATTTTTAAGATGGGAAGAAGAAGAAGAGGAAAAAACAGATGAGGAAGATTATATAAGTAAGTTTTATTTAGATTTAGAAGAAACTAAAAAACATTTAGATAATAAAAAGCTCCTTAAAATATGTGAATTAATATATAAAGCTGATAGAGTATTTGTATATGGAACAGGAATGACTCAAACAGCTGTAGCCAAAGAAATGCAAAGAACATTTTTAATAGTAAGTAAATATCTTTATGTAATTGAGGGAGAGACAGAATTAAAAACTGTAGTTTCAGATATAACTGATAAAGACGTATTCATAACAATATCATTATCTGGAAAAAATGAACTTTTAAAAGGAATAACAAATAACTTTAAAATGCACGGAATTAATACTATATCAATGACTAAATTTAGTGATAATATGTTAGCTAGGCATTGTAAATATAATCTTTATATATCAACAGCAAAGATTAATCTTGATAATGGTAGAGTGCATGAAACAACAGCTTTTTTCTTTTTGCTAGTTGATTTAATTTTTAGGCAATATTTAAGATACATTCAAATAAATAATTAG
- a CDS encoding iron-containing alcohol dehydrogenase, whose product MARFTLPRDLYHGEGALETLKTLKGKRAFVVVGGGSMKRFGFLQKVEDYLKEAGMEVQLFEGVEPDPSVETVMKGAEAMRNFEPDWIVAMGGGSPIDAAKAMWIFYEYPDFTFEQAVVPFGLPELRQKAKFVAIPSTSGTATEVTAFSVITNYTEKIKYPLADFNITPDIAIVDPELAQTMPAKLVAHTGMDALTHAIEAYTAGLRSNFSDPLAMKAIEMVNKNLVKSFEGDKEARNLMHEAQCLAGMAFSNALLGIVHSMAHKVGAVFHIPHGCANAIFLPYVMQYNRVECEDRYADIARLLKLEGNTDAELTDSLIKLINDFNDALNIPHTMKEYGIEEADFKANLEFIAHNAVLDACTGSNPRTIDDKTMEKLFECTFYGNKVNL is encoded by the coding sequence ATGGCACGTTTTACATTACCAAGAGATTTATATCATGGTGAAGGAGCTTTAGAAACACTAAAAACTTTAAAAGGAAAGAGAGCTTTTGTAGTAGTTGGTGGTGGATCAATGAAAAGGTTTGGTTTCCTTCAAAAAGTTGAAGACTATTTAAAAGAAGCAGGAATGGAAGTACAATTATTTGAAGGGGTTGAACCAGATCCATCAGTAGAAACTGTAATGAAGGGTGCAGAAGCTATGAGAAACTTTGAGCCTGATTGGATAGTTGCTATGGGTGGAGGATCACCAATAGATGCTGCAAAAGCTATGTGGATATTCTATGAATACCCAGATTTCACTTTTGAACAAGCTGTTGTTCCATTTGGATTACCAGAATTAAGACAAAAAGCTAAATTTGTAGCTATTCCATCAACAAGTGGTACTGCTACAGAAGTTACAGCTTTTTCAGTAATAACAAATTACACAGAAAAAATAAAATATCCTTTAGCTGATTTTAATATAACTCCAGATATAGCTATAGTTGATCCAGAATTAGCTCAAACAATGCCAGCTAAATTAGTAGCTCATACTGGAATGGATGCATTAACTCATGCTATTGAAGCATATACTGCAGGTTTAAGATCAAATTTCTCAGATCCATTAGCTATGAAAGCAATAGAAATGGTTAATAAAAATTTAGTTAAATCATTTGAAGGAGATAAAGAAGCTAGAAACTTAATGCACGAAGCACAATGTTTAGCTGGAATGGCTTTCTCAAATGCATTACTTGGAATAGTTCATTCTATGGCTCATAAAGTAGGTGCTGTATTCCACATTCCACATGGATGTGCTAATGCAATATTCTTACCATATGTAATGCAATATAATAGAGTAGAATGTGAAGATAGATATGCAGATATTGCAAGATTATTAAAATTAGAAGGTAATACTGATGCAGAATTAACTGATTCATTAATTAAATTAATTAATGATTTCAATGATGCATTAAATATTCCTCATACAATGAAGGAATATGGTATTGAAGAAGCAGATTTTAAGGCTAATCTTGAATTTATAGCTCATAATGCAGTATTAGATGCATGTACAGGATCAAATCCTAGAACTATAGATGATAAAACAATGGAAAAACTATTTGAATGTACATTCTATGGAAATAAAGTTAACTTATAA
- a CDS encoding peptide chain release factor 3 has translation MADYIKEIEKRRTFAIISHPDAGKTTLTEKFLLYGGAIRLAGSVKARKASKHAVSDWMEIEKQRGISVTSSVMQFNYNDHCINILDTPGHQDFSEDTYRTLMAADSAVMVVDAAKGIEDQTRKLFHVASLREMPIFTFVNKMDREAKDPFELLEDIENELGIKTYPMNWPIGSGKDFKGVYERDNKRIIAFNGGNHGQNEVEAIEGSVDDPKFREILGEALHEKLMEDIELLDIAGDELDLEAVRRGELTPIFFGSALTNFGVEPFLEHFLEMTTSPLARNSSEGVIDPFENKFSAFVFKIQANMNKAHRDRIAFMRICSGKFNKGEDVYHIQGGKKIKLAQPQQFMAQDREIVEEAYAGDIIGVFDPGIFSIGDTLCSPSKKFKFEGIPVFAPEHFARVRPVDTMKRKQFIKGVTQIAQEGAIQVFKEIHIGMEEIIVGVVGVLQFEVLEYRLKNEYNVDIKMDRLAYRYVRWIENKDVDMDKLNLTSDTKKVKDLRDRNLLIFQNDWGISWALDHNKDIILSDVGKSEE, from the coding sequence TTGGCTGATTATATAAAAGAAATTGAGAAAAGAAGAACATTTGCGATTATTTCCCATCCAGATGCCGGAAAAACTACATTAACAGAAAAGTTTTTATTATATGGAGGAGCTATTAGACTTGCTGGTTCTGTAAAAGCAAGAAAAGCATCTAAACATGCAGTTTCTGACTGGATGGAAATTGAAAAACAAAGAGGTATATCAGTTACTTCTTCTGTTATGCAATTTAATTATAATGATCATTGTATTAATATATTAGATACTCCGGGTCACCAAGATTTCTCAGAAGATACATATAGAACACTTATGGCAGCAGATAGTGCAGTAATGGTTGTAGATGCTGCAAAGGGTATAGAAGATCAAACAAGAAAATTATTCCATGTTGCATCTTTAAGAGAAATGCCTATATTCACTTTTGTAAATAAGATGGATAGAGAAGCTAAAGATCCATTTGAATTACTTGAAGATATTGAAAATGAATTAGGAATTAAAACTTATCCTATGAATTGGCCAATAGGTTCAGGTAAAGATTTTAAAGGCGTATATGAAAGAGATAATAAGAGAATTATAGCATTTAATGGTGGAAATCATGGTCAAAATGAAGTTGAAGCTATAGAAGGCTCAGTTGATGATCCTAAGTTTAGAGAAATTTTAGGAGAAGCACTTCATGAAAAATTAATGGAAGATATCGAACTTTTAGATATAGCTGGAGATGAGTTAGATTTAGAAGCAGTAAGAAGAGGGGAATTAACTCCAATATTCTTTGGGTCTGCTTTAACTAATTTCGGTGTTGAACCATTCTTAGAACATTTCTTAGAAATGACTACATCACCACTTGCAAGAAATTCATCAGAAGGGGTTATAGATCCATTTGAAAATAAATTCTCAGCCTTTGTATTTAAGATCCAAGCTAATATGAATAAAGCTCATAGAGACAGAATTGCATTCATGAGAATTTGCTCTGGTAAGTTTAATAAAGGTGAAGATGTATATCATATTCAAGGTGGTAAGAAAATTAAACTTGCTCAACCTCAACAATTTATGGCTCAAGATAGAGAAATTGTTGAAGAAGCTTATGCAGGAGATATCATTGGAGTATTTGATCCAGGTATATTCTCAATAGGTGATACATTATGTTCACCATCAAAGAAATTTAAATTTGAAGGAATACCAGTTTTCGCACCAGAACATTTTGCAAGGGTAAGACCAGTAGATACTATGAAGAGAAAACAATTTATAAAAGGTGTAACTCAAATTGCTCAAGAAGGTGCAATTCAAGTATTTAAGGAAATACATATAGGTATGGAAGAAATTATAGTTGGAGTTGTTGGTGTACTTCAATTTGAAGTTCTAGAATATAGATTAAAGAATGAATATAATGTAGATATTAAAATGGACAGATTAGCTTATAGATATGTAAGATGGATAGAAAATAAAGATGTTGATATGGATAAGTTAAACTTAACTTCTGATACTAAGAAAGTTAAAGACTTAAGAGATAGAAACTTACTTATATTCCAAAATGATTGGGGAATAAGTTGGGCTTTAGATCATAACAAAGATATTATTCTTTCAGATGTGGGTAAAAGTGAAGAATAA
- a CDS encoding alpha-glucoside-specific PTS transporter subunit IIBC has protein sequence MMQKIQRFGGAMFTPVLLFSFSGIMVALSILFKNQDIMGSIATQGTMWYNIWYVIEEGCWTVFRQLPLLFVIGLPIGLAKKNNARACLESLVIYITFNYFMAAMLSLWGPTFGVDYSLEPGGVSGLAMIANIKTLDLGMVGAILISAITVFIHDKYFDTELPEWLGVFKGSSFVCIIGFFVMIPVALALCFIWPIIQNGINSMQYFLKISGVFGVWIYTFLERILIPTGLHHFIYTPFIFGPAVVNEGIASYWPAHIQDFTNTAYSLKQMFPEGGFSLHGLSKVFGCIGIALAMYSTAKPEKKKIVAGLLIPATLTAVFAGITEPLEFTFLFVAPVLFLVHALLAATLSATSFAFGVTGNFGSGLIDWVVQNWLPLFKYHPGTYITQIVIGIIFIAMYFFVFRFLILKFNFKTPGRTDNKDGEEKLYRKSDYKARKNQEKEEGGEDPRDVKAKAFLEALGGKDNIEDVTNCATRLRVTVKDPSLVKDNSVFVASGAHGLVNKGKAIQVIVGLSVPQVRERFESLL, from the coding sequence ATGATGCAAAAAATTCAACGCTTTGGTGGGGCTATGTTTACACCGGTATTATTGTTTTCATTTTCAGGAATAATGGTAGCACTATCAATATTATTTAAAAATCAAGACATAATGGGTTCAATAGCAACACAAGGTACTATGTGGTACAACATTTGGTATGTAATAGAAGAAGGGTGTTGGACTGTATTTAGACAATTGCCATTATTATTTGTAATTGGACTTCCGATAGGACTAGCAAAGAAAAACAATGCACGTGCTTGTTTAGAATCACTAGTTATATACATAACTTTTAATTATTTTATGGCAGCAATGCTTAGTTTATGGGGACCAACATTTGGTGTAGATTATTCATTAGAACCAGGTGGAGTAAGTGGACTAGCAATGATTGCTAATATAAAAACATTGGATTTAGGAATGGTTGGAGCAATACTAATTTCAGCAATTACAGTATTTATTCATGATAAATATTTTGATACAGAATTACCAGAGTGGTTAGGTGTATTTAAAGGTTCATCTTTTGTATGCATAATTGGATTTTTTGTAATGATACCAGTTGCATTAGCGCTATGTTTTATATGGCCAATTATACAAAATGGAATTAATTCAATGCAATATTTCTTAAAGATTTCAGGAGTGTTTGGGGTTTGGATTTACACATTCTTAGAACGTATATTAATACCAACTGGATTACATCACTTTATTTATACACCATTTATATTTGGACCAGCAGTTGTTAATGAAGGAATTGCATCTTACTGGCCAGCACATATACAAGATTTCACAAATACAGCTTATTCATTAAAGCAAATGTTCCCAGAAGGTGGATTTTCATTACATGGGTTATCAAAAGTTTTTGGATGTATTGGTATAGCATTAGCTATGTATTCAACAGCAAAACCAGAAAAGAAAAAAATTGTAGCAGGACTTTTAATTCCAGCAACATTAACAGCAGTATTTGCAGGAATTACTGAACCACTTGAATTTACATTCTTATTTGTTGCACCAGTATTATTTTTAGTACATGCATTATTAGCAGCAACATTATCAGCTACATCATTTGCATTTGGAGTAACAGGTAATTTTGGATCAGGTTTAATAGATTGGGTAGTTCAAAACTGGTTACCATTATTTAAATATCATCCAGGAACTTATATAACTCAAATAGTAATAGGAATAATATTTATAGCAATGTACTTCTTTGTATTTAGATTCTTAATACTTAAGTTTAATTTTAAAACTCCAGGACGTACAGACAATAAAGATGGAGAAGAAAAATTATATAGAAAATCTGATTATAAAGCTAGAAAGAATCAAGAAAAAGAAGAAGGTGGAGAAGATCCTAGAGACGTTAAAGCAAAGGCATTTTTAGAAGCACTAGGAGGAAAAGATAATATTGAAGATGTAACTAATTGTGCAACTAGATTAAGAGTTACAGTAAAAGATCCTAGCTTAGTAAAAGATAACAGTGTATTTGTAGCATCTGGAGCACATGGTTTAGTTAATAAAGGAAAAGCAATACAAGTTATAGTAGGATTATCAGTTCCACAAGTTAGAGAAAGATTTGAATCTTTACTATAA
- a CDS encoding sigma-54-dependent Fis family transcriptional regulator, with translation MKSKRMLVEDSHKRSKNYGIEKKSSYSKKILSGIQLEKVLAANKELIEISKLYIDMFFSAVIDDQFIIILTDKNGCILYIKGAEENANKLDCINIKVGAYMDEQSIGTNAMGTAIKENNCIQITANEHYILGLQGLTCSAAPIHDTDGKIIGTLNLSARSNMKHPHTLGLVMFGVKAIENEFDNRKINNILTQTYNYMESIIDNFDKGIMIIDKDQKIININSFGAEIFNKPKEFLLHEKVHYILPNIGNVFEELDINKNKIIKEVKLKHTSKYKTKLEFKGISHKEKIIGMVVTMINENEESDLKNPTGAFWTFNDIIGESAAIVNVITNSKIISNSPSTVLIQGESGTGKEVLAQAMHNYSLRRTKKFVAINCGAIPINIIESELFGYEDGTFTGGKKGGKPGKFEVANGGTLFLDEIAEMPLDMQVKLLRVLQEGKVTRLGGSKEISVDVRVIAATNKKLKKEVEKGTFREDLYYRLCVIPITLPPLRERKGDVEKLIEYFLRIKSFKLNKRIPKIDYELYKNLLSYDWPGNIRQLENYIENIVNLDGILSFDLREDNDDKTKEVCSKNNINECCHEDYKISHLENKNFNLEDLEKETIKKAVKAYNHNMTKVAQALGISRNTLYLKIKKYKM, from the coding sequence ATGAAGAGCAAAAGAATGTTGGTTGAAGATTCTCATAAAAGAAGTAAAAATTATGGGATTGAAAAAAAATCAAGTTATTCAAAGAAAATTCTTTCAGGAATACAATTAGAAAAAGTTTTAGCAGCTAATAAAGAGTTAATAGAAATATCAAAATTATATATTGATATGTTTTTTTCAGCTGTTATAGATGACCAGTTTATTATTATTTTAACTGATAAAAATGGCTGTATTTTATATATAAAAGGGGCAGAAGAAAATGCTAATAAATTAGATTGTATCAACATTAAAGTTGGAGCATATATGGATGAGCAAAGTATTGGTACAAATGCTATGGGAACTGCTATTAAAGAAAATAATTGTATTCAAATAACTGCTAATGAACACTACATTTTAGGGCTTCAAGGATTAACGTGTTCAGCTGCTCCTATTCATGATACTGATGGTAAAATAATAGGAACATTAAATTTAAGTGCTAGAAGCAATATGAAACATCCTCATACTTTAGGGTTAGTTATGTTTGGGGTAAAAGCAATAGAAAATGAATTTGATAATAGAAAGATAAACAATATATTAACGCAAACTTATAACTATATGGAAAGCATTATAGATAATTTTGATAAAGGGATTATGATTATAGATAAAGATCAAAAAATAATTAATATAAATAGTTTTGGAGCAGAGATATTTAATAAACCTAAAGAGTTTTTATTACATGAAAAAGTTCATTATATTCTGCCTAATATAGGAAATGTATTTGAAGAATTAGATATAAATAAAAATAAAATAATCAAAGAAGTTAAGCTTAAGCATACAAGTAAGTATAAGACTAAATTAGAGTTTAAGGGAATTAGTCATAAAGAAAAAATAATTGGAATGGTTGTGACTATGATAAACGAAAATGAAGAAAGTGACTTAAAGAATCCAACAGGAGCTTTTTGGACTTTTAATGATATTATAGGAGAGAGTGCAGCTATTGTTAACGTAATAACTAATAGTAAAATAATATCAAATAGTCCATCTACTGTTTTGATCCAAGGTGAAAGTGGAACAGGTAAAGAAGTGTTAGCACAAGCTATGCATAATTATAGTTTAAGGAGAACTAAGAAGTTTGTTGCTATAAATTGTGGCGCTATACCAATAAATATTATAGAGAGTGAATTATTTGGATATGAAGATGGTACATTTACTGGTGGAAAAAAAGGTGGCAAACCAGGAAAGTTTGAAGTAGCAAATGGAGGAACTTTATTTTTAGATGAAATTGCTGAAATGCCATTAGATATGCAAGTTAAGCTTTTAAGAGTATTGCAAGAAGGTAAAGTAACTAGACTTGGTGGGAGCAAAGAGATTTCTGTTGATGTTAGAGTAATTGCAGCTACAAATAAGAAGCTAAAGAAAGAGGTAGAAAAAGGAACATTTAGAGAAGATCTTTATTATAGATTATGTGTTATTCCAATAACATTACCTCCTTTACGTGAAAGAAAAGGTGATGTTGAAAAGTTAATAGAATACTTCTTAAGAATAAAGTCTTTTAAACTTAATAAAAGAATTCCTAAAATTGATTATGAATTATATAAAAATTTATTGTCATATGATTGGCCAGGCAACATAAGGCAGCTAGAAAATTATATTGAAAATATAGTTAATTTAGATGGAATATTATCATTTGATTTAAGAGAGGATAATGATGATAAAACAAAAGAAGTATGCTCTAAAAATAATATAAATGAGTGTTGTCATGAAGATTATAAAATATCTCATTTAGAAAATAAAAATTTTAATTTAGAAGATTTAGAAAAAGAAACTATTAAAAAAGCAGTTAAGGCATATAATCATAACATGACAAAAGTAGCCCAAGCATTAGGGATAAGTAGAAATACATTATATTTAAAAATAAAAAAGTATAAGATGTAG
- a CDS encoding 3D domain-containing protein, with amino-acid sequence MLKKYEDIIFLKSLRKKFAIFAMAMISICAVTITFSNNEAQAYISNGTDHNIEMICSSTAYSSGGMTSSGIPCVRNPQGISTISVDPSIFPYGSILYIEGYGYAVAADSGPAIKGNKIDLYFNSEEECNQWGVKDVKIILLGDSSGK; translated from the coding sequence ATGTTAAAGAAATATGAGGATATAATATTTCTTAAAAGTCTTAGAAAAAAATTTGCTATATTTGCAATGGCTATGATAAGCATTTGTGCTGTTACAATAACTTTTTCTAATAATGAAGCACAAGCTTATATTTCTAATGGAACAGATCATAATATTGAGATGATATGTTCATCTACAGCGTATTCTTCAGGAGGAATGACATCAAGTGGAATTCCGTGCGTAAGAAATCCTCAAGGAATTAGCACAATTTCAGTAGATCCAAGTATATTTCCTTATGGTTCAATTTTATACATAGAGGGGTATGGCTATGCAGTGGCAGCTGATAGTGGACCAGCAATAAAAGGAAATAAGATTGATTTATATTTTAATAGCGAAGAAGAATGTAATCAGTGGGGAGTAAAAGATGTAAAAATTATACTACTTGGAGATTCTTCAGGAAAATAG